One Citrus sinensis cultivar Valencia sweet orange chromosome 5, DVS_A1.0, whole genome shotgun sequence genomic window, TCGGTCTCGGATCGGGATGATTTTTGCGGCGTCACGTTCCTCTCGTCGAGATCTTCGATTTGATATGCTATATGACTATATATAACATCAAGcactagctctgataccactttgtTGGAGgattaacaattaaaacacacaaaaaacacacaattttatttcttcaacaacactcctcaccaattacaactcttatttttcactctctacaCCTTAGAGATTTTGCTGCTTCACTTGATGTTTAAACCAAAGGGGAGAGGGggtatttatacatgaaacaaactaatcacaaccattcatttattcaactaataaacACATCCTCACCATCCATTAAAACCTACCACTCACCTACTTCACCAACCACACCTAACACACCtaacacaaataattcaaacctcACCAACCATACCTACTCATGGAACCTTCTATGAGTTGGGCTTGATTTATTCATCttggatcaagtttatgatccaacaAAAACCTCTATAATCCTTTTCCTAATGCAATTTGAATTAGTTATTCACtttctttattcaatttaaattagtcATTCTTGTGtctcataatttaattcaatttgaataATCCAAATCTCATCTAAATTTGACttattcaattctaatttataattaaattaaacacatgactaatttcaaatcaaatataaaaataattgctcTCGCTTCTCTCCAACATGGGAAATTAGTATTTTGAAATACCAATAAAATTCTAACAGATATATCGGACTAagaattttaatgttaattatttagaGATTTCAATTCATTCATTTTGGAGAGGCAAAGTTCTAGTTCTAATTAACtccatttcttatcaaatCTCATTGTCTTTCTTGATTTCTTTGCTGTTATTCAAACTTCAAAGTTCAAACCTCCCACAATAACAAGTTCTGGCTCCCCACACAAGGTTTATTTATAGCTTTCATCtcccaaaatttttcttttttggtgaGCAGCGAAAAGGCACACTTGTCAAAACACGGTTCTCCACACAAGAGTAAGACAAATTATATTCTgccactactagaaaaatggtctttactgactTTACAATAGTGTCAGAAATTACTTTcactgacacttgttaattgtgtcagtaatctgggagtcagaaaaatagtgacacttgtaagtggtgtcagtgattactattactacAGTATCACCGATATTATGACACCATAGTGTTAgtagttattgatattttattagtgtctaTGATTACTGTTACCATGGTATcactagttaatttatttttaaaaaaataaaaaattgaattggatcattgcctattgatttatttgtagaATTAAAAGCaccacaaaataacaaaaagaaattgatttatattacaaaatctttcatttcacatttaaatattattagtatatattacaaattcaaCTTCAATAGCCAAAATATGAGATATCCTGCTCTCATAactaaataatccaaattcaatacataaaaatttctacCATCCAATCAAATGCCTACTACTTGtggctaaatttaataaatctagAAGCTAAATTGAGAATGATGACTGTCTTTCACTCTTTGAATATGAGTAGTATAATTGCGTTATCACACCAGCAGCTTCTCCATTCAATAGACTGTATGGgttatgatacaagtgatgtTGAGGAATAAACACTTCAAACACATTGAGCAAATCTGCATACATggaaaagggagaaaaaattAGCTGCCAATTCCCAACCATTAGAGAAACAATggttaatataaataaatctattttgttcaaaagaaaaaatattcatacaCTATTTATAAGTAAACTCAATTATTTCGAATGGTGGAGCACATATGTGTGAACAACAGAGCATCACATAGCTCAAAGTACATTAATTGTTCTGTGTCTTGTTCATTTTTCACTTTAGCTTTTATTTTAGCAATTTTTTGAGAATAAGCTCCAACTCAGAAGGTGAAATCCAACTTCCATATGTAGACATTCTTGCAGCTGACAGCAATTAGTTTGGGACTACGGCTTTTTTGAGCATCTGGCATGGATTACATTGAGATATACAATTTACATACAAACATTAAAGAGCtaaaacattatatatatttagagaCAATTCAAATGTCAGCAAACTACTATATTTAACTAGGTTTATTGGTTTAACAAGTGGCACGACAATTTTTTAGATAGAAATGTACAGAAACTATAAAGGAAAAACATTATCAAGACACCATTAAAGAATCATAGAGTACCTTTACCAGATTTGTTTGCTTTGCAGGTGGGctgtgatgatgatgagcataaagcattttcatttaagtgGACAAGTGCCTTAGCTTCTTTACTTACTACAAACCACGTGTTCTCCCCATCTAGCCTTGCACTTCCAAAATCATGAAATCCATCTTTGTGGAATGTCTTAATGCCAGGAGTGCGTGAAAATTCTGGGAGTGCATTGgccttttaaataaaaagaaactcGTAAATAATTCTTGTGTCAAGTAACAAGGACAAAAATTTACTTGGAAGCAGCGCATCCATGAAAAGATAGACGCAGATAGCTACAGAGACGCAGTCAACACATAATAGCTAATCCTAAACCTTATTGGATATAATACCTAATTAGCAGAGATTGCTTCTTCATCTGAGCTACATGTTGATGCCTTCCTTGGCGAGAAGATAAAACCAACCTCATCAGGAAATTCAGGCGTTTCAACCTCGTCTTCCACAAAGACACTTATTTGCTTCTGTTACAGCGACAGACACAAATGTCAGTTTCTCCTAAGAAAACTGGTCGGAAATTGAAAAttctattcaaatttaatcacTTGCCTTTGGTGATAAACTGCCAGCAATCCTTCCACAAGTTTCTCCATGAGTACCTGTATGTCAGAAACCaagtttgtacaaaaaaaaaaaacaactttagTTGGTTAAAATCTATAAACTAAGTGCGGCTCGGATAGCAGAATATGactagaaaaacaaaaacattattGAGTAACCAGAACATCTAACGCCGCATATGGGCACCAGAACAAAATTCATGCAAAAATAGAGAAGTTGAAAAATCAGCAAATGCCGCTAACCGAGTTAATGGAATGCGAAACCTGCCTAGATAGTGGAGGAGTTTCGGTAAAGGAGGACCATCAAGCACAACTAAGGAGGAAGAATGCAACTTAAAATAGTTATAGTTTCATTACgaattaaaaaagtttaattCTCTAATTTTCAATACAATGGCATCTTTTATTCATGCGCATGCATCAGCAGCATTGTTATTTATAGAACTGAAAAATTGGCACTCGGATAATCATATGGTTGTAGACACTGCtccaaaataatcataaaacatGGAAACTAATAAGGCCACAGGTTCTGGAATGCCAAAAGCTGCACGCATATATATGGGTCAGTCACGAATAAAAAGAAACGAATTATCATAACCTCGACACGAATGGGCGTAGTCACTATAGGATCAGAGCGGCACAGCCCTCAGCCACTATAGGCAGGGGTTATATTAATGGTTGAGAATGAATAAGTTCAAATATCAACTTTAGTAATCaacttattaatttacaagtatttttttatattatgatatcGTATACTCTACTAattgtatttaaaatatacacacacacatacatacatatataccaACTTATAATTATGAGGTAAGCTAAGACTCGAAGCTATTCCTTAATAATCTAGCACTCTATATAATCTCAAGTGTAGAAAACCAGCAGAGAAACCAAGTTGCTTAAACTCTTGTTCAGTCCTGTGTTTACCTTTAGCCCTGTAGATGGTCATAACAAAAATGTCCCCTTCTAAGAGAGCACGAGTCCTCTGACTTTCGTTTGAATCATCAAGCAGCACAGGCTTGCAAGCAATCAGTTTTCCTCTTGCTGGAAGAGCCTTGTAACAGTTCTCCATTATCAGCTTGTATTCATCATCAGTCCATGTAGTTAAAACCCACTTCATAAAGATAGCATCAGCGGCAGGAATGGACTTAAACGTGTCCCCACCAATATGGGTCACTCCAAGGATACTTGGAGCTTCGCCAACAACCTCAGGCACATCAAAATTGATCCCTTCATATATAAAACGATGTTTCTGTAATATCATCCTCAGGCAATCACCTGCACTcccacccacatcaaccaatTGCTTCACACCTTTGAACCTATTGTAACCGTCCAAAACGGACGTCATGAACGGCACGGACACTCCCGACATGGCTTTCCGCATCAAGTCGTTCATTTCAGGCATCTTCCCATAATAACTATATGCCGGCTCGCCATGGACTTTCACAAATGGCTCAATAGTTGGGTCCAGAACGGCCTCGTGCACCAAAGGCCACACGCTCATAAGCGCATCTTGGTGATGCTGGAGCACGTAGGGCGCGTACGATAGACCCTCGGCATCAGTAACGAGGGATTTCCCAATCTCGGTGAGGCTGTACTTCCTTTCGCCTCCAAATTCGCGATGCTCCGAGAACACGCCGTAGCTGGTGAGCAAGCGGAGGATACGTTGCAAGTTCTCGGCGTCCCCACCGCCGGATGGGAGGATACGTGTCAAGATCTGGGAGGCGGAGAGAGGGGTGTTGGCCAGTCTTACCTTCTTCCCGCCCTCTCTGCACTCGTTATCTTCCATTACTGCTTACTGACCTTTGAGCTTTGATTTCGCAGCACCATGCCGGccaaacaaaaagataagacCTGAgcactttttgacaatttGGATGTTAAGGATTTTTCAGATCTGAAGAGCTTAGGAGGGAACGAATACTTTGGTAGAGGGAGTTGAAAAGTTGTATTTTGGATAAGATAAGACTTGTccgtttgttttgtttttatccaCTCAAAAAGCAtaactctaaaaaaattaaaaataattcgtAGCCTAGTGGTCTTTTGATTCAATGTAGAAGCTCTAGATTTAAGAGGTCTTGGGTTCGAATTCAgactaaaacaaaattaaaatgataatttttaattactgatACCTAAGCGTCATTGATCGCTATTACTAAAGCTATTGATACTTCAGTATTAGTAATTAGTGATACATATCTGTTAAACGCGGAAAATAATccaaatatatgtatttactgatacttttaaataaagtgTCAAAACACAAGTatcagtaaagaccatttttctagtagtgtgcAGTTTTACAACTCgcaatacatatttttttctcaagatttttatttatcgttttctattttattaatttcttaccTTATCTGGTTTTCACATTTCTTCTCGGGCCAAACCATCTTGTGCACATTCAACGACAGGGGGATGATGGATTTTTATTCTTAGTTTTTTCATTCCCCTCCCCAACCTGTCTAAGTTAAAAAAGTTGGaagctaaaatattattgttagaGATTTTACTAGTACAACTAACAAGCACCCACCTATGTAATACTTATTAATTTGAACAACCTGGTCCGAAACTAAAATCTAATTCTAATAATAAGGAGCAGTTTTCTTACAGCACAAGTTATGGTTTCGAGTTTTAATGAGTCTGTGTGAATtaataaaaggtaaaaaattatttaatccttAGATTTTGATATTACTGTCTGTCtaatccttatattttgaaaaatacattaaaaccCTTTCGGCTTAACCTCCGTtaccattaaaataaaaaattattacaaaacaTTGGATTCTTaagatataatttaaaataaaaaacctttgatataaataatgtaaatttacattaaaggctaattgtttaaattaattggaatTGTATATGCAAAACACCCCGAAATTAATGGTGTTAgtgttgaaaataatgatgCAATTAGTTGTCTATCGACTAGTCTAATTATTGGTGATATTACTAAGTCTGGTTGCAAACTTGAAGCTAACTAGTTTATGGAAGTCAGCAAAACTATGAGACAGaagcaataataaataataagattttctctaatgcaaCCCTCTCCTTCCTTGTTAAGATCCTACATCCATTAGGGGCCGGTTTGGAATTGTAGTACCAATGAAATAAGCTGCTTATACTATAAGATGAAATAAActactaattaaaaaagaagcttGGTGTTAGGTAAAAAAGTGCAtgtgtttagtaaattttattacgaaagtactattttattatataatgacaaaattatatataaatttaaattgtcttttatttaatattagggtttatgaaaaataagacataattgttgttttattaaaatatcaagtttatactagaaatttgaaaaaaaatgcgatgccttatttaataagctgcttattaaaaaaaaaagcttcacATGCTTTTAAAATCAGTTGtcaaaaattttactaaataccATTTTTGTCAAAACTTAGAAAGTAAACAGCTTATATCTTTTCAACCTCCATCCCTAAGGtcccgtttgggattgaggtgctgtacATTTTAAGTTACAGTTGCTGTGGACAAAAAgctgtaattataaaaaaaagttaataatatgtagtaaatataaaattttaaataataattttgacaaaattattaaagatctaatagatttttcattatacgagtgaaaaatcatatcaacatatctTATAAGCTACAGCATGtagtatttaccaaacacttttgtattttttaagttacaactgcTCAACTTCAATTTTAAACGCATCCTAATTGGTGGTTTGTTAACCCAGGACAAGGCACCCTACTCTTGCAATCTGATTTTTAAGAGCGACCTCTACCTCGTGGATTTTTAGCAATTAATTGGTGTTAGAGTAGTTTGGTCCTTTAAAATTGGCCTTGGCACAACAGTCTCTGCCTTGTGACCTTGGATGCATCATCTAGTCGGGGTTTATGAACCGCCATGAAAGTCGGTTTTAAAGGATTGTGGAATGTTAGGATTCCACCTTGTGTCGGTATGGGACTAGTTGGTGGTTTATTAACCCAAAGCACCCTCCTCTTACAAGCTGATTTTAAGAGTTAATTCTACCTCATGGGATCCTTTACttgaaacttattttttactaaaattttgCTGGGAATTTCATAGCAAATGTAAAAGAATAAGAAGTGATTGTAGTTTCCATCAGCATAGAAACTGAAATTAACTTTGCAGCAAATTGGAGACGGTGTTATCATAGCCAAAATTGAAGCAATTAAAGATATAACACAAGCAGGAAGCTACCATaagaagagagagagcatTGGCTAATAATATCGTTTTCCCACTGATGTCAATTGTCAGACTCTTCTTCTATTGTTAGCCagtgattgtaaatattgttgtCGATAGTTGACAATCGTAAGATTGAAAATTAGTTCCTCTGCTTTGATCAAGGAGGAAAGACTAatgtgagaattttttttttcccccattaCTGTCTAAACTCTATTAGAAATTCACCGACTTCagaatagtaaaattaattttaacagaTAAAAACGACGCTGATGCAAAATTCAATGccacaaattatcaaaatcaagatCCCTTGTttcaattgaaagaaaaaagatcaGCCCTAGCCCTAACTCAACAGCCACAAACtgccaaaatcaaaattaaattttatttaatttataatcaaataataacaaaaaattgcaTGGTTGGCCAATGGCAGCTGGTTATCCCGGCGTGGTGTGGTCAGGCACGTTTGAGTGAGGAAGGGGACTGTTGGATTTGATCGACCGCAGCGTCCAGTGATGTGGCGCGCTGCCACAGTGGCTGATCGTGACTGAAGTCAGCAATGAATGAGAGGTAAGATAAGAGGctgcaatttttattttagagagAAGAGATAAGACTGTAATTTTTGTTGGAGAAAGAGAAGAGGCCGACgatcaccaaaaaaaaaaaaaaaaaaaaattggaggcAAGGATTGACAATTAGCACTTGCGTCTTGCTGCTGATgttgctttttttatttttttctttttagaagtTCTGCTGCTGCTTTGAttgaattcttttaatttttttttttggtttattgtttagttttaatttggtTACTGGGTTGAGCTTGGGTTAAGATTTGggtttcaattcttttaacattttcgttttaattttgattattttgttttatttattgtaattttgattatttaacatataaattgcaaacaaaaccaaagtgtctcattttttttaattaaaagtaaaataattatctcgtaaatattttgttaaattctcTCATGATGTTAAGAAAAAGCGGAACAATGATAAACATTGTAAACTTAAGGTgaattgttattaaaaaaaaaattgtatgttagtaagacttgaactCAGCACCTGAGTCTTAACTAGTGAAGTTGTTCCTTACACGCGAACTAGACTgcatcaaataatttttgaagtacTAATACGGCATCttctattgttttaatttaaatttttacccCGTGATGGTAAATATTGGTTTAACACAAGGCTTGGAGCAGTTTtcatattctaaattttagatttggtTACCATTTTCCATGATATATGTTAATTCTTGATCACATGCTACGcaataatctattttttaagcACTAGTTGaacattaattttagaattcataTGGAAGATAATTTTCAGCACATAACTTGGAAGAGCACTTCGATTTCTGCAAACCAAAACTTGTCACTTACAAAACAGGTTTGACTTGGTAAAcatataattgtttttatttttctgtttttacaTTTCAAGGGGTGAAATCAtgtttttatgtatttaacctgtTCTAAGAGTGTGATAACCTTTTAATAGATTCTTTAACAGATTGAAATGAGGTAACCCACAAAACGGTCGGTtaatatatacaaattgataATTGGTGCTGAGTAAATtgtcataatattttatttatggttattatttatttgtactCTTCCCAAGATGCATAACTTAATGCTACTCGGACCCACATGCCGcgttaatttattcaatatttctaGTCATTATATAGTAtaaagaaatgagaaaaacataaaaaaaaaaagatttctaaCATTGTCACAAGTAACGGCATGatcctttaataatttttaagagtaCCGAGGACCAAACAAGCATTTGTATCAAACCCTAAGTCCCTAACAGTGAAAAGGAATCTATcccaaattatataaattccTTCACGGTAGTAGGTTGCACCACAAGTAAATTTCTGCCATTTTCGTCACCCCTTTCAATTCATGATACCGGAAAAGGAAAATGTTGTGAAGAAATTTCATCTAATTAGACATCAAGCccatttatttcttcttattGGAACTGCTTGAAACTGTTAAATGTTATCAGTaccatataattaattacagcaaaaaaaaaatcatataattaattgatattattgAACTTCCCAAGATCCGGCTATCAGAttacaagagaaaaatatggaGATATGTACGTCTAGTTAAAGTTaagaattaatatataatccCTGAGATAGTATCTCCTGTATTAAAATAGGAGGTAtgatattcaatttttttcttttaaaaatgtgCTTTTTGCTCGCAGATAATAGAATTTGGTtcataatacatatatatggaTCGAAAGATTTACATTTGAATTATTCACAATCAAAATGTTGATTATACATACGTACAATTAggaaaaggttaaaaaaattaagaaagtcTGTAATTACCAGTGAAATTAAGCATACCAGAGTAAAGTCTTGTCTTTTTTGGAGACTCAAGCAAAACGAAACGATCATCAAGTGACCCTTGAGGAGGTTTGGGAGCAACTGGAGTAGCCCCCGAagaattatttctttatttttgctaaataaattaaagtaatgaATCATTCCCGAATATATTGGAAATGTTCTCCTCAATATCATGACTTCTTTGGTGGAAACCCTAGCAGCGTTAATTTCTTTGTGCATGTTGACGTCCCATGACACCCATAGTGGTGGGAGGATTCACAGGACCTCTTACATGTCTTACATTGCTACCTTCCGGTGATGATCCGCCGGCGTCGCTGGACGCCGTAGCTTGTGGTGGATTGCCTCCAAGACAACAGATTCGATTTcccattctttcttttcaaccTAGAGGATCAATGCCGAAATTGCTGTGATTTTATAAGAAGAAATTGTtggtttttattaatattattcccATTCTTCTCTCCTCGTTGACTTGTATTGTGTTTGTCATATATGCATGTATTAACTTCGTTAGTTCAATTTCCTGTACCGAATCCAGACAAAACCTAGTATGGATTTTTTCGTCTAAGTTCTCaagtttctaaaattttcatttaaatttttctatatatatgcatatattaTTTAGACCCATAAGAGGCCAAATCCATTCCTCTAGTATTTGAGAGATTTTTTCTACCTTTACAAataattgggaaaaaaatagtCGTCTGTGTGATTCAAAACTCTCCCTTCAAACAGGAGGGAGAGGGTTGTTACCAGCCGGCTACTAGTCTAGGTGGCATATATGTTTTATAACGCTGttgcttaaaaaaattgacaaaaaatatGTAGGACTTCTCTTAGAATAGTTTTCAAATACTCTATTTACATTACACGCACGAGAAATGTGCTACAACTTCCCTCACTTAAGTGGCCTTTgtggcttttattttttgtctgaaatctaaataaaCTTAAATGAGTTTGAATTCTTAATAGAATTGAGTGTCTAAATGAGAATgacctatttatttttttgtctaaatctttgatagtaagtattaagttttttttttccaattcaaAAAGTCTGAAAATCAGTACTCTTAGATTTTGTGCCCttgcaaattttaaatattaaataaatcataaatatcTCAATGAACATAAATAAGATAGTTAAACATCTCAACAAATATAAGTAAGAGAGTATTTGATCATAACGCGAATCATGCTAAAGTGAATTTAATCctttattattctaaattagaacatcttaatcaattttattgcaGTTTATAATGgaacatatgaaaaatattcttaaaaaattgtaaagatAAATACTGCctgtttgaagaaaataaaaagataaaagtaatgataatctattactatattatcacaagttagagataattaataatgctaattaataaattttatttaggttCGGATGGAATAAGTTAATTAGATAtgaatattttagaaaatgtcttttaataatatcatttagactttttagattaagtaaaCAACTAAAAGAATTGACTTTAATGGCTTAGCTACTAAAAACTTTGattaagttgacaaaataaacaaacttaaTTAATGACCcgacttaataaaaaattaagtcaaatAAGTCTTTgagtttaaaaagaaaaaaaaaaactcttataCTCATTCTTAagatgaaaaagttaattaactTAACATGCATGTAATGATCAGAAAATTCTGGATGGAGTGCATATTAATATCCTGAATATCTTTCCATGCAAAAGTATATCAACAAACTGGAAAagatatatatagaaataaatcgtgataataaattattaacaatcagTTGGACATAGTTTGAACTTAATCACGGGATTGAAATTGTAATATgtaaaatgaaagataaagCAAAATTTCGTTAGACCTTGATCGTTGCTTTGATTCGGCAAAACAATTCTCTTGCAATTAGGGCATCATTTTGTAGCTACTCAGATTTTAGCTTTAAGGGTTCCGTGGGATATCTTCATCTCACTTTTTGTGTACATCCTGCACTTTTAGATTATTAtctatgttatttaattttgtaagtaCACCCATTTGATACTAAAATCTCTCTGACTACATAGACACCGAggttaaagaaaacaaacttaAAATGCACATTTGGAAAATTGCTGCAGTTATCTGAgacttttgattttgatataaCCGGTTATAATTAAACCAAAACCTTAGTATTTAGATGATAATTGCCTTATATTTTAAGTGTCATTACAAACTTCTTCTAAATTAATTCATGGAAAAATATTCTGTATTAAAGAATTCACCGACGAAATCAAAATTTGGTACGCCTAGTTGACTACGGAAGGATTAGGAAATTAAATGCATACGAGGGACTTTGGACTGCTTCCACATAATGATAAGGAGTTGCATTTAATATATGCGTATGACATTTTCATAAATGAGTTACATGGCAAACATGGTAAGAACTTACTATAGATGAGCAATGCACATTGAACACTCAACATTTGtctaatatatatgtaaaatagttaaatagAAATATCTATTAGTACATCACTTatgtgaaattaaaatttatctattagTAATTGGAATGTTATATATTACATCAATTTAAGATACAATTACACAAACTAAACGACATTATATGCGtagtttgattaattaaaagaagaatgaTACTATTGTCTTTcagaatcatttttttttaccacttaggtcttttataatttctagGCTAATTTCTAATACTTAGTCTAACTCGtgcattaaaatattaaaaaaaaagaggaagaacaGTTAAGAAGtataattatatgatttagaataaaacATAAGTTACTGTCGTGTCAACCTTTGTCTTTAACGTTTTGCTTGGATGTTGGGTAAAAGGTGAGATTAgactaatttgaagaattaaaaaataataatttaaagttcGGTTTGGCCGTCAAGACTGATAAATTTGTCCAAATCTTAGTCCAAAATTCGTAGGACTAATAGTCCCTATTTTCATATGAGTTTAGATAGAATtgaatttcttattataatcCAAATTTTCTACTTATATCAAAATCTTATTTAGTAAGTTACTTTTAActtgtatttaatttaagattaatatcaaaattttaattcaacaatttatttttaactagtATATAATACTAGtagttaaataattgaataatactaattatttaattcaacaatttgtaatatagttaaaaaaataatatagtatTATTTAAACAGTCATTTTagcttcattaaaataaatttaacatagtCCGACATtatactaaataaattaatatataatcaGTATAGTCCaatctaattttaaaagaaatttagtcTAATCCAACCTTCCAAATGTAGCTTaaacactactagaaaaatgggctACCATGACAGAGAATATATGTCATCTGACCCCCCTTATGACAGAGTTTCCATCTGTCATTGTAGTCC contains:
- the LOC102630643 gene encoding nicotinate N-methyltransferase 1-like, with amino-acid sequence MEDNECREGGKKVRLANTPLSASQILTRILPSGGGDAENLQRILRLLTSYGVFSEHREFGGERKYSLTEIGKSLVTDAEGLSYAPYVLQHHQDALMSVWPLVHEAVLDPTIEPFVKVHGEPAYSYYGKMPEMNDLMRKAMSGVSVPFMTSVLDGYNRFKGVKQLVDVGGSAGDCLRMILQKHRFIYEGINFDVPEVVGEAPSILGVTHIGGDTFKSIPAADAIFMKWVLTTWTDDEYKLIMENCYKALPARGKLIACKPVLLDDSNESQRTRALLEGDIFVMTIYRAKGKHRTEQEFKQLGFSAGFLHLRLYRVLDY